taggaaactttattcacatagtcatgtttactttccaatgtgttgacggcacaataaacaggatcaagtatgtgaaaagggtttcagatgaatttatacattatgtacatataatcatgaaataaatcatgtgaaccatgcaacattaaatgttatttctgatctatagtaataagtaaatctgattatattgaaatgagttttatttagggcataaaacccaacacatatcAGAGTTATAAAAGTGGAAGCTGAATGTGATAAAAATAGTTTGATCTAATATGAACCATGAGCCCAAGGatatcaacatatatatatcGATTAAATCAAAACTACTGAAAGAAAGATTATAGCTCTTGAAGTCTATCAGGGTATCCTTGTTTCTTTTCGTATATTTATTGAACATTCAATCCAAGAACTTTGATGAAGAATCCACACCTTGATCCTTCAGGCCAACGTCAACACTTAGAAGTAGAGTGGGCTATTAGATCTTATTTAAATGAATAAATTTACGTATTACAATGTGTACTTAACTCATGAGACACTGTAATTGAGTTAGGATGTTGATCTCGCAACAGCTGAATAAGTGTGTACACGTGTGAGAcaaagtgagagagagagagagagagagagagagagagagagagagagagagagagagagataaaatCAATTCCTATTTTCTCTCGACTTTATTAAACCTTTTCTGTCTGTTTTAGGTTATTGATttatgatattatatatatatatatcatatatatagtattataaataaagtatttttaatcctttatttaaaataaaaataaatatctaatttgatttgaattaagaATTCAAATGAAATATCTAATAAATGAATTTCAAATAGCAGTagatcttttattttaataagtaCATATccttttaattaaacaattatcaaataattcatttaattaataattaaaaatatttaacttaatttaatttaaataattttaactaataaaataattaaactaaattagTCACGGGCCTTTATATGTCACCCTACATGTGTAGAATGAGCCTACACGTGTGGGTCATATTTtaaggtccaaaattaatttcttaatttttccataaataatatttattattgagtAATTAGCAATTTTTGCTCTGAACTTTCgacaatattaattttttctccTAAAATATATGGCTTGTTAAGAATCTTCCCTAAACTTTtacatttacaaaaatttagtccttctgttAGGTTCTATCCCATTATTCTGTTAAAATACTAACGTGTCATTATAAATTAGCAACTTTGCCCCATAAACATTGACAATTATCAAATCGTACCCCCTGAAAATAAACAtgagaaaaatttaatatttttttagtaaaacttaaaaaattaatttagatcttttaaaaaaatatataatttgaatgattaagaaaattaaaaaagaaattaaaattttaaaactaattaagcgatttaaaaaattatttattttttattaaaaaattcatttagatattaaaaaaatatattaaaaaattaatttttgtaagaaCTAAATTTTACAGGAACAAACTTGagtctattttatttttctcaaaaaaatttatatttgtttaagtaaacataacatttttttagtttaatttctaacttttttccagaatatttttacattttaattaattttttaattatttttctttatttattaaggtatgagtttataaatataaataagtttgatttttcatcaaaaaatttagtctatttaaattatttattagattctcaataattttagtttgattttttaaattacgtgtttataaataaaataaagtttaaaattttttttagtaataatttaagttttttaagtaaacttaatattttgatcaaattttttaatactttttagtatttattttccaaaatttatagaatattataatttttagaattaattttttgaataaaagggGAAAAAATTTGTATTGGTCAAAGTTCATggggtaaaaatactaatttttgacgGTAAATGAAACGAAACCTAACAGAAGAGGCATAATTATgtaacatttttatattttagggagaatttttaacaaatcgtatattttaaggggcaaaatcaGGTAGTGCCGAAAGTTTAGggggtaaaaatactaatttaattagttaatatctaatttaaaaaatgatcATAGATATTTCAAGGTTGTTGAGATATTCTGTAAAGTGGTTGAGAGATTCTCTCATAAATATCTGTAACCAAATTaagttatagatatttatttatttatttgaacaattaaatataaattaattaaagagaTTTAACTACTATAAATAAAAGTTTGATTTGAGGAATCAGAATAGTTCCCAAAatacttaatttttgaaattatagAGGGAaaggaaattatttttttctcccATTTGTTCTTACTCATGTGTTGAGAACTCAACAAGAAAAAGCCTATACACTTTATCCTAATAGCCCACACTATTTTTAGTGTGTGGTGTATTGATTTGAAAGATACTGGTGAGAGTCCAATTgcatcatcctcatcatctgGATTAAGTGATACAACATACGAGAAGTTTTAAGGATACCTTGATAGCAATCTTCAAGAGTTATATATTTTAAACTGGTTAATTTATGTTTTGATTTAATGTACACACATCTGTAGATCTATTTAGATATGGTAAAATGATAATCAATTAATATGAAACTCCTTCGCTACGTATCCGATTTAGTGCCATAAAATCAACAAGTGTAAGTCGTACTTAGCAAGATTATACCTTCTCTTGTACATCCTTGCAAGATTATATCTTCTCCATATGAATAAAGAATTTTTcagatatatattaattacacttCTATAATTAATGTATTCATTTAGCTTATAATTGCATTTCATATAATCTGTAATATATTATTCATCAACTACTTGGCTTTAGGGTAAAAATCCTAATAATTTTGGCAAGTGGTGGATACAAAAGATGACAATATGTAGGCGACATGTCTCCTAACGCAgcttttcaatttaaatttgaattttaaaatgtcATATTTTCAGGCGACATGTCGCCTTGCACaacatttcaatttagtttcaaattttaaaatgtcatattttctatcttttttggcctataaaaattatgtaatttgACTTCTAACGACGAGTGAGAGACAAAAATACTTTTGCAGATTAGATTATTGAAGAGCAAGAGAGAGATTCCAAGTAATCATCACCAATCATTATTAGAATTatttgcttcttcttcttttttattcttttgtttaGTTGCTTAATTATGaacatgattattgttgttattatgTTTGTCATTATGAAGTACACTCTTTTCTAGAATGTGAATGGAACTATTTTAGATTATGAATCAAAGTTTTTAGATTATTTCCATGTTTGTTTATGCAATTTTTGTGCTATATAATTATCATCTTGTTAATGCTTAATCACTATTAATTTGTATTAAGATTTTAAGTTTTATAGAGAGGTAATCTAAAATTAGACTTATAATTGTATAACATAAAAAAAGTGTGAGATTAAGAGATTCTACTAATTCTATGAGTTTTTTTTAGAGAGAAACAAATTATCTTACTAATGcttgattaattaataatgaataACTATATCTTGTTAGttaattgaattaattttttcacTAGATTAGAAGTTAATAGATTATATATTATAGGTTCTTaaaacaacaaattataaaataaattaagattcatagtttgaaatatatatgaaaatgaaTGTTCTAGATTTTTATTATTCGAAACTGTTGGTTTGtttacattatatatttaagttagTTTATTATATTTAGTTTGAATTATAAGGGATACAAAATAGTTTGAATTATAAGGGATACAAAATAAAGTCGTAATTTATAGTAGCTAGCTCGGATTGGTAATAAATATGTTGATATTTGGAGAGAGTGCGTAAGAGATAATTGGGAGCTGATATTGTGCCATCATCGTTTAGAACAATATCATTAATACTCTTATTCAacatcttcttattattattattattctttgtcACTGCACCAGCTTCATCTTCTTTCTTCATCATTTTATTATAATAGTTTTGAGCATGGCTAGACACTTGGGCGGGAGTTCTTGTACCACCAAGTAGTGCACATATTTTTGTCCATTGGCCATAACCAAACTTATTCAACCCTTTCAAGAAAAGCCTGATAATAAAAACAATTCACATGTAAGTATTctctataataaataataaaaaaagaagttaAGAGTAAATAATAATGCATGTATTACTTACATGTGCTCTATTATTGTCCAACGACCATTTTTTGAAGGTACTTTTCGAGTGCGAGTTTCAGTAGCcggaatgggaatggaaaaagCATTGATTGTTTCCATTTGAGGTTCTTGATTGTTAGTTTGACCCCAATAAGGGTAGACATTAATTGCAGGTACTATATCAGATGTatagaaaatattttcttgaGTCTTGGTGAGAGTACTACTTGAGTGATAGTTAGTCTTATTCGAGACAAGACAAATCTCCAGCAATCAAATTGCAAAATTCATTCAAAACATGCCTGAAAAATGGCTTACAATCCCAATTGGGTTTTATACTCAAGCTCAATTCAAGTTACAACCGAAAGAGAGATGCAGCAGAATAAAAATGAGCAACAAAATTATCAATTTCTCTCCACTCACATGGCTTCAAGCCTAACGAACTCCTCCAGCCATTTGGGCTTCACACGTGCTTGGGTTCCACACGCACGTATCTTACTCGCCTCCTTGCCTCCGCTTGAGTCGGACATTGCATTCTCAGGACTCGGCTCCTTCGAACTCTGCATCTCAACTTGTTCCTCTTCCCTTAGCCGATCGTGAGACTTGCTGCATATTTCTCCCAAGTCTAATTGCAATGGGCTTGATAGTTGGGCCGACCCAACACTACCCCCGTCATTGAAAACGACCTTGTCCTCAAGGTTGGGAATGCCATAGAGTGCTCCAAATTCAGCCAAGTTTTCCCAAGTAGCATCCTCCAATGCGCTAAGTGACCATTGAACCAATATTTGCTTCTCCCCTCGAAAGGTTCGAACGGCAACAATTGCTTGGGGTAGCATCACTGGTTTGTTATTGACAGTAATCTCAGGAAGCGGATAACAAGTGGGAGGTTTGGGTCCATAAAACGGTGTCAACACCGAAACATGGAACGTAGGATGAATCTTACTGCCTTCGGGCAACTCCACTGTGTAAGCAACTTGTCCCACTTGAGCCTTGATCGGAAATGGACCAAAGTATCTCTTACAAAGTTTGGGATGGAGTCGTTTTGCCACTGTGTTTTGCCGATAAGGCTGtagttttatcaaaaccagatCACCAACACTAAACTTGATGTCACGGCGGTGTTTATCTGCCTGTTGTTTCATTCTATTGCGAGCAGCCTGCAAGTTTGTAGTGAGTTGTTTCAGAATGTCATCCCGAGAAAGAAGATCTTCTTCAACGGCGTGAATGCTAGTGGTCCCTCGGGTGTACGTAGGAATAGATGGTGGAGTACGACCGTATACCGCTTGGAATGGTGTCATCTCGATGGAAGAGTGATAACTAGTGTTGTAATGGTACTCAGCCCATGGCAAAAAACGACTCCATTGTCGCGGATTGTCAGCTGTGAAAGCCCGCAAATACTGTTCCAAGTACCTATTTGTAACCTCCGTTTGACCATCGGTCTGAGGATGGTAGGAAGAACTCATCTTCAATCGCGTGCCcattaattcaaataatttcCTCCAAAAAGCACTAGTAAAAATTGGGTCGCGGTCGGAGACTATGGAACGGGGCAGTCCGTGGAGTTTGATAACCATGTTGGAAAATAATTCCACCACCTTGGTTGCTGTGTATTGATTCGATAATGCCCCAAAATGCGCATACTTGGTAAACCTGTCAACTACCACCAGAATGTTGGATACACTGCCAGATTTTGGTAACCCAACGATGAAATCCATTGATAAATCTTCCCACACACGTTCTGGAAGTTGTAATGGTTGGAGCAAACCATAAGGTGCCATGGGAGAGTATTTGATCGTCTGACAGATAATACAATTGCGAACAAACTGCTGTACTTCCTTGCGCATACCTGGCCACATAAAGTTTGCACTTAAACGGAGAAAAGTGTGTTCTGGACCCGCATGTCCTCCCATTAAATACTCATGAAACTCGCTGAGTAATTTCTGCTTCAGATTAGAATGGGAACTTAGTCGAAGGTGGTGTTTGTGGTACAAGAGCCCATCACGAACCGAATATAGAGAATCTGTCAAAATACCCGAAGCTAGCTGCTCATGTATGTGACGGAGTTCTGGGCAGGTTGTATTCTCTTGACGGAGTTCTTCCAAAAATTCAAAACTGGCTGTTGATTGAGCTGCTGCCAGCAGTGAATTTGGAACTTCATGTTGACGAGACAAGGCATCTACTGCTGCATTAGTCTTTCCCGGTTTATATTCGATGGTAAAGTGGAACCCAATTAATTTTTGGAGGAATTGTTGCTGCTCTGGTGTCTGTATAACTTGGGTAAGTAGTTCTTTCAAGCTTTTGTGGTCTGTTCGGATGAGAAATTGGCGACCCAAAAGGTATTGGCGCCACTTAGTAGCTGCCTCCACGATAGCTCGCAATTCCCGCAAATAGGCTGATGTGCCACTGAACTTTGGACCCAACTTTTTGCTAAAAAACGCCATTGGATGCCCCTCTTGCATGAGAACTGCGCCTACCCACATTGGACGCATCGGCTTCAATTACAAACAACTTGGAGAAATCTGGAAGGGCCAGAACTGGTGTAACTGTCATCACTTGTTTCAGTTGCCGGAAGGCTGCACAAGCTGCCTCTGTCcatatgaaattttctttcttgagCAGCTCAGTAAGAGGCGCTGCAATTGAGGCATAATGAGCTACAAATCTTCGATAATATCCTGTTAAGCCAAGAAAGCCGCGAAGTTGTTTGAGTGTGGAAGGTTGAGGCCAATCAAGCATCGCTGTGATTTTTGATGGATCCGCTCGAACACCATCTGCCGCCACCAAATGACCCAAGTACTCAATTGTGGATTGGAAGAAAGTACACTTGCTGAGTTTGGCAAAAAACCGATGATCTCTCAAAAGTTGGAACACCGAACATAGATGAGCAATATGTTCCATCGTTGATTTGCTGTAAACAAGAAAGTCATCAAAGAAAACAATAACACAATGGCGTTGTAAAGGTTGAAATACCCGATTCATGGTTGCTTGAAATGTTGATGGTGCGTTAGTGAGCCCAAACGGCATGACCAAAAACTCGTAGTGACCCTCATGAGTTCGGAAAGCCGTTTTGTGAACGTCTTTTGG
This region of Cannabis sativa cultivar Pink pepper isolate KNU-18-1 chromosome 7, ASM2916894v1, whole genome shotgun sequence genomic DNA includes:
- the LOC115696402 gene encoding uncharacterized protein LOC115696402, with amino-acid sequence MAAMDDIDINVIPQEISFDRSSWSDDIDWGELDKLLEANNNNKMMNESIDEYYNNLNVGPAQLSSPLQLDLGEICSKAHDRLREEEQVEMQSSKEPSPENAMSDSSGGKEASMKNEELAAMIQALEASFQKHTEQQFSRISEKLEEQVARLDGRVDQLQSPMAKPQADNGSSSNNGEPIHGYRSAFNSEARDANLILKTMRVKVLRFDGNGVEDWVYKMNKFFELHNVSSEMRLATVAFHLEGAPSTWYQWMEKGGGFPDWETFLRALRSRFGTSIYEDPLGKIAKLVQTGIVANFREEFEQLMTKISGVPEQYFLNYFVWGLKTEIRRELLLAKPTDLADAMTKAQLYEDRQEDIINRTRSDGFKSTWTPRSFPSSTPFPGTASAHLPSKFIIQNPNLPVKSPTPSLPVKKLTPAEIKEKRDKGLCFTCDEKYHVGHKCKNRVLILCAQDEEGIEGLSAEETDSDGSEGVAEEVSLNALSNASNPRIFRIIAKHRAEDLEVLIDMGSNNNFIQEALATRLALPRSETKKFKVYMGNGNSLWCSQIYMGVELSLQGHKFKVDLFVLPIWGLDVVLGMQWLQTLGPCLHDHKALTMEFQWEGKTVKLEGTSSSATQQLSFSQLHTMMRDREVRDIFMLTTISHQEVTKDLSLQQIDNKLPQEAHDILTEFQDIFSEPKSLPPYRSSGHRIFLQPHSQPVNVRPYRYPYFQKDIIERLVREMEDCGFVRPSTSPFSSPVLFVKKKDGSWRFCVDYRALNNITIKDRFPIPTIDELLDELGGATIFSKLDLRAGYHQIRMDPKDVHKTAFRTHEGHYEFLVMPFGLTNAPSTFQATMNRVFQPLQRHCVIVFFDDFLVYSKSTMEHIAHLCSVFQLLRDHRFFAKLSKCTFFQSTIEYLGHLVAADGVRADPSKITAMLDWPQPSTLKQLRGFLGLTGYYRRFVAHYASIAAPLTELLKKENFIWTEAACAAFRQLKQVMTVTPVLALPDFSKLFVIEADASNVAYLRELRAIVEAATKWRQYLLGRQFLIRTDHKSLKELLTQVIQTPEQQQFLQKLIGFHFTIEYKPGKTNAAVDALSRQHEVPNSLLAAAQSTASFEFLEELRQENTTCPELRHIHEQLASGILTDSLYSVRDGLLYHKHHLRLSSHSNLKQKLLSEFHEYLMGGHAGPEHTFLRLSANFMWPGMRKEVQQFVRNCIICQTIKYSPMAPYGLLQPLQLPERVWEDLSMDFIVGLPKSGSVSNILVVVDRFTKYAHFGALSNQYTATKVVELFSNMVIKLHGLPRSIVSDRDPIFTSAFWRKLFELMGTRLKMSSSYHPQTDGQTEVTNRYLEQYLRAFTADNPRQWSRFLPWAEYHYNTSYHSSIEMTPFQAVYGRTPPSIPTYTRGTTSIHAVEEDLLSRDDILKQLTTNLQAARNRMKQQADKHRRDIKFSVGDLVLIKLQPYRQNTVAKRLHPKLCKRYFGPFPIKAQVGQVAYTVELPEGSKIHPTFHVSVLTPFYGPKPPTCYPLPEITVNNKPVMLPQAIVAVRTFRGEKQILVQWSLSALEDATWENLAEFGALYGIPNLEDKVVFNDGGSVGSAQLSSPLQLDLGEICSKSHDRLREEEQVEMQSSKEPSPENAMSDSSGGKEASKIRACGTQARVKPKWLEEFVRLEAITLTKTQENIFYTSDIVPAINVYPYWGQTNNQEPQMETINAFSIPIPATETRTRKVPSKNGRWTIIEHMLFLKGLNKFGYGQWTKICALLGGTRTPAQVSSHAQNYYNKMMKKEDEAGAVTKNNNNNKKMLNKSINDIVLNDDGTISAPNYLLRTLSKYQHIYYQSELATINYDFILYPL